Proteins co-encoded in one Rhodococcus sp. PAMC28707 genomic window:
- a CDS encoding acetoin reductase produces MSVALITGAGQGIGRGIALRLAHDGHDIALVDLDEAKILGVADEVREIGRKATIFVADVSDRDQVFAAVDHAHEALGGFDVMINNAGIAQVAPLDDVRPEDTRKIWAVNVDGVLWGIQAAAAKFRSLQQKGKIVNASSIAGHDGFAMLGVYSATKFAVRALTQTAAKEYAAHGITVNAYCPGVVGTDMWVTIDKRFAELTGAAEGETYDKFVGGIALGRAQTPEDVAAFVSYLSGPDSDYMTGQAALIDGGLVFR; encoded by the coding sequence ATGAGCGTTGCACTGATCACCGGCGCGGGCCAAGGCATCGGTCGCGGAATCGCACTTCGACTCGCCCATGACGGGCACGACATCGCGCTGGTCGACCTGGACGAGGCCAAGATTCTCGGTGTCGCCGACGAGGTCCGCGAGATCGGCAGGAAGGCAACCATATTCGTCGCCGATGTCAGCGATCGGGACCAGGTGTTCGCGGCGGTGGATCATGCGCACGAGGCGCTCGGTGGGTTCGACGTGATGATCAACAATGCCGGAATTGCGCAGGTTGCTCCTCTCGATGACGTTCGTCCGGAGGATACGAGGAAAATCTGGGCGGTCAACGTCGACGGTGTGCTGTGGGGAATCCAAGCTGCTGCAGCGAAATTCAGGTCGTTGCAGCAGAAGGGCAAGATCGTCAACGCGTCGTCCATCGCAGGTCATGACGGCTTCGCGATGCTCGGGGTCTACAGCGCCACCAAGTTTGCGGTCCGCGCGCTTACCCAGACCGCCGCGAAGGAGTACGCGGCGCACGGCATCACCGTCAACGCGTATTGCCCGGGAGTTGTCGGGACCGACATGTGGGTGACCATCGACAAACGGTTCGCCGAACTCACCGGTGCGGCCGAAGGGGAAACCTACGATAAATTCGTCGGCGGAATCGCGCTCGGACGCGCGCAGACACCCGAAGACGTCGCAGCATTCGTGTCCTACCTGTCCGGTCCCGATTCGGACTACATGACAGGGCAAGCCGCCCTCATCGACGGTGGTCTCGTTTTCCGCTGA